From Candidatus Hadarchaeales archaeon, one genomic window encodes:
- the priS gene encoding DNA primase catalytic subunit PriS, whose amino-acid sequence MQFRKATPEERKRFYQEEWNKHEIPDFIQQTLSLREFGFDPDGSGPNQRYRQFFTLEQLSSYLKSNFPFSVYVSVALYEQPSRRAGWIKSELAFDVDAKDLPVKPCGCGQGEVCECCLEEARRVVMLLSDVLSSDLGLRDLRFSYSGRGFHLRVLDEAVSKLEQNERAQLVSYVTGSVIPTDLSFVLGYSKVFREFAARTFERLSEEKLKEVFPKVVQRIQEKKREVLEALRQGRREEIKRLVGKEEKLLEFLAKLNAGWVDGRVTVDVKRILRLPSTLHSGVSMKCVPIKDIENFSLDQAIPKFILEG is encoded by the coding sequence ATGCAGTTCAGAAAGGCGACACCGGAGGAGAGGAAAAGGTTCTATCAGGAGGAGTGGAACAAGCATGAAATTCCAGACTTCATCCAGCAAACCCTCTCACTCAGGGAGTTCGGTTTCGATCCCGACGGAAGTGGTCCAAACCAGAGATACAGGCAGTTTTTCACCCTCGAACAGCTTTCTTCCTATCTCAAGAGCAACTTTCCCTTCTCAGTTTATGTGAGCGTGGCCCTTTACGAGCAGCCTTCTAGGAGGGCGGGATGGATCAAGTCAGAGTTGGCTTTCGATGTGGATGCCAAGGATTTACCCGTCAAGCCATGTGGTTGTGGCCAAGGGGAAGTTTGTGAGTGCTGCTTGGAAGAGGCTAGAAGGGTGGTCATGCTTCTTTCCGACGTGCTTTCTTCCGATTTGGGATTAAGGGATCTCCGCTTCTCCTATTCGGGTAGGGGATTTCATCTCCGGGTATTGGATGAAGCGGTTTCTAAGCTTGAGCAGAACGAAAGAGCCCAGCTGGTCTCCTATGTTACGGGGAGTGTGATTCCAACGGATCTTTCCTTTGTGCTGGGATATTCGAAAGTCTTCAGGGAGTTCGCCGCGAGAACCTTTGAGAGACTTTCCGAGGAAAAACTCAAGGAAGTTTTCCCCAAGGTGGTCCAAAGGATTCAGGAGAAGAAAAGGGAAGTGCTGGAAGCCTTGCGTCAAGGTAGGAGGGAAGAAATAAAGAGGCTGGTGGGGAAGGAAGAGAAGCTGTTGGAGTTTTTGGCCAAGTTGAACGCGGGATGGGTGGATGGAAGGGTTACGGTCGATGTCAAGAGGATTTTGAGGCTTCCTTCCACCCTCCATTCTGGAGTGAGCATGAAGTGTGTTCCCATCAAGGACATAGAGAATTTTTCTCTCGATCAGGCCATTCCCAAGTTCATTCTGGAGGGATGA
- the pcn gene encoding proliferating cell nuclear antigen (pcna), with translation MLMARMSDTKVWKTCMGAIVNLLEEARFKFAPEGVSMRAMDPSHVALVDFKLPSNAFEEYRVSKPVGLGLSLVELNKVLSRAKSEDALIMEHDEEKNRFLITFKGTSSRKFSLPLLDLRESELPEPKLQFSAVVEVMAEVLQDGLRDSETVGENVRFQVTEEGFFMYAEGDGKSTELKLEKGSSAMPKFKLERPCSSMFNVKYLSDMLRAADPKDLITVSLGEDLPVRLDLRIAGGKGSLSFILAPRIELE, from the coding sequence ATGTTGATGGCTAGGATGTCGGATACTAAAGTTTGGAAAACCTGTATGGGGGCGATTGTGAACCTACTGGAGGAGGCCCGCTTTAAATTCGCTCCAGAGGGGGTGAGTATGAGGGCCATGGATCCTTCCCATGTGGCTCTGGTGGATTTCAAGTTGCCTTCGAACGCTTTTGAGGAATATAGGGTTTCCAAACCAGTGGGGCTGGGTCTTTCCCTCGTCGAATTAAACAAAGTTCTTTCCAGGGCCAAGAGTGAGGACGCGCTCATAATGGAGCATGATGAGGAAAAGAACAGGTTCCTGATTACCTTCAAGGGTACCTCCAGTCGCAAGTTCAGCCTTCCCCTTTTGGATTTAAGGGAGAGCGAACTCCCAGAACCAAAACTCCAGTTCTCCGCCGTGGTGGAAGTGATGGCAGAGGTGCTTCAGGATGGTTTGCGGGACTCAGAAACGGTGGGAGAGAACGTTCGTTTCCAAGTGACGGAAGAGGGATTTTTCATGTATGCAGAGGGTGACGGAAAATCCACGGAACTGAAGCTGGAGAAGGGGAGCTCGGCCATGCCTAAGTTCAAGCTCGAACGTCCTTGCTCTTCCATGTTCAACGTGAAGTACCTTTCCGACATGCTGAGGGCAGCCGACCCCAAGGATTTGATTACCGTTAGCTTGGGAGAAGATTTGCCCGTGAGGCTCGATCTTCGGATAGCGGGTGGGAAGGGCAGTCTGAGCTTCATTTTGGCCCCCAGAATCGAGCTGGAGTAG
- a CDS encoding transcription factor S, giving the protein MKFCKCGGLLVPKQGEEGWLVCQLCGAEEKAEGSEYKVVRKVEEKSDVVVIEEEPSTLPTIKVKCPKCGNDRAYWWMRQTRSADEPSTRFYRCTKCGNTWREYA; this is encoded by the coding sequence TTGAAGTTTTGTAAGTGTGGTGGGTTGTTGGTTCCCAAGCAGGGGGAAGAGGGATGGCTGGTATGCCAGCTCTGCGGGGCAGAGGAGAAGGCGGAGGGATCGGAGTATAAGGTTGTGAGGAAGGTAGAGGAAAAGTCAGATGTGGTGGTGATAGAAGAGGAACCATCCACCCTTCCCACCATCAAGGTCAAATGCCCCAAGTGTGGCAACGATAGGGCCTACTGGTGGATGAGGCAAACTAGAAGTGCCGATGAGCCCTCCACCAGATTCTACAGATGTACCAAATGTGGAAACACTTGGAGGGAATACGCCTAG
- a CDS encoding signal peptidase I yields the protein MLVFNSETPLMPVISDSMKHYDESWREVYEQRGENTRRFPLQKGFEKGDLVVVKGVDSPSELKVGDVVVYQRSSKTIPVVHRILAILENGTIFIPKGDANMSPDPPISFEMVRGKVVGVVPNLGWLSLSVWRRY from the coding sequence ATGCTGGTTTTTAATTCTGAAACCCCTCTCATGCCCGTGATCTCCGATAGCATGAAACATTACGACGAAAGTTGGAGAGAGGTTTACGAACAAAGGGGAGAAAACACCCGTCGTTTCCCCCTTCAGAAAGGATTTGAAAAGGGAGACTTGGTGGTGGTGAAAGGGGTTGATTCTCCCTCTGAGCTGAAAGTGGGTGATGTGGTGGTTTACCAGCGAAGTTCCAAAACGATACCCGTGGTCCATAGGATCTTGGCCATTCTCGAAAATGGTACGATTTTCATTCCTAAAGGTGATGCCAACATGTCCCCCGATCCCCCCATTTCCTTTGAAATGGTAAGGGGAAAAGTGGTGGGAGTGGTACCCAACCTAGGATGGTTGTCTTTGTCGGTTTGGAGGCGATACTGA
- a CDS encoding DUF99 family protein, with amino-acid sequence MKFWKIKPEIRVLGVDDGPFKPRTDGKVLLVGVVMRGKEQLEGVLSTMVEKDGMDATEKLVEMVNKSRHKDQLRVIMSEGITVAGFNVLDIREIFERTGLPVVVVTRKKPDLKKVEKALKNLPEWKERWRKMKRAGRIYQVGIGGGRIYMQFCGIKREDAEEILSRTVTHGLIPEPLRVAHLIATGIARGESVRGG; translated from the coding sequence GTGAAATTCTGGAAGATCAAGCCGGAGATAAGAGTTTTGGGGGTAGACGATGGGCCTTTCAAGCCCAGGACCGATGGGAAGGTTTTGCTGGTAGGGGTGGTGATGAGGGGGAAGGAACAACTCGAGGGGGTGTTGAGTACTATGGTGGAAAAGGACGGGATGGATGCCACGGAAAAGCTAGTGGAGATGGTTAACAAGAGCAGACACAAGGATCAGCTTAGGGTAATAATGAGCGAAGGAATAACGGTGGCGGGGTTCAACGTTCTGGATATAAGGGAAATCTTTGAGCGTACCGGACTTCCCGTGGTGGTGGTGACGAGGAAGAAACCGGATTTGAAGAAAGTGGAGAAGGCCCTCAAAAATCTTCCGGAATGGAAGGAAAGGTGGAGGAAGATGAAGAGAGCGGGAAGGATCTATCAGGTGGGAATAGGAGGGGGGAGGATTTACATGCAGTTTTGTGGGATCAAGAGGGAGGACGCAGAGGAGATTCTCAGCCGCACGGTTACACACGGACTCATTCCCGAACCCCTAAGGGTGGCCCATCTTATAGCCACGGGCATAGCTAGGGGAGAAAGTGTGAGAGGAGGCTAA
- a CDS encoding DNA-directed RNA polymerase subunit L, whose product MKVEEVEKEGRTLRFKVVGEDHTLCNLLRKEMYEDENVEAAAYRIEHPLLSQPEFYLRVKKGKPEEALLKALKRLEGKLEKLEEKFKTELDSFKVHS is encoded by the coding sequence ATGAAGGTGGAAGAGGTAGAAAAGGAAGGAAGGACCCTGCGCTTCAAAGTGGTGGGAGAAGACCATACTCTATGTAACCTGCTGAGGAAGGAAATGTATGAGGATGAAAACGTGGAGGCAGCGGCTTACAGGATTGAGCATCCCCTCCTTTCTCAACCGGAGTTCTATCTGAGGGTAAAGAAGGGAAAACCGGAAGAAGCACTTTTGAAGGCCCTGAAACGTTTGGAAGGAAAATTGGAGAAGTTGGAAGAAAAGTTCAAAACTGAGCTCGACAGCTTCAAGGTGCACTCTTGA
- a CDS encoding exosome complex RNA-binding protein Csl4, protein MEEIKTGTFVVPGTFLSTVEEFLPGEGVYEEGGKVYASCAGLVLVDLRTRKISVIPKSSPPVLKRGDIVLGEVEDVGPQRVEIIIESLRRNENRQLPPPKLGILHVSKVSKGYVRDLEKKFRVGDIVRAKVGEVGREIIQLSTAEDDLGVILAKCFNCNTILKVENLKMGKLRCPVCKRVEFRKLANDYGRGDPWGE, encoded by the coding sequence ATGGAGGAGATTAAAACGGGAACCTTCGTGGTGCCTGGAACTTTCCTCTCTACGGTGGAGGAATTTCTGCCGGGGGAGGGAGTCTATGAGGAGGGAGGAAAGGTGTACGCTTCCTGCGCTGGATTGGTGCTCGTGGACTTGAGGACGAGAAAGATTTCGGTGATTCCGAAGAGTTCACCTCCAGTTTTGAAGCGTGGAGACATCGTGCTTGGGGAGGTGGAGGATGTGGGCCCGCAGAGGGTGGAAATAATCATAGAGAGCCTCAGGAGGAATGAAAACAGACAATTGCCCCCGCCTAAGCTTGGTATCCTCCATGTTTCAAAAGTTAGTAAGGGATACGTGAGGGACTTGGAAAAGAAATTTAGGGTTGGAGATATCGTGAGGGCCAAAGTGGGGGAGGTAGGAAGGGAGATAATCCAGCTTTCAACTGCCGAGGATGATTTGGGAGTGATTTTGGCCAAGTGCTTCAACTGCAATACCATCTTAAAGGTGGAGAACCTGAAAATGGGAAAACTGAGGTGTCCGGTGTGCAAAAGGGTGGAATTCAGGAAGCTGGCTAACGATTATGGAAGGGGAGATCCTTGGGGGGAGTGA
- the dph2 gene encoding diphthamide biosynthesis enzyme Dph2 yields MKEEYDLEEERVRKFLRSKGIRKVAVQLPEGLRKYAWKIGELLKEEGVEGIFLGGSCYGACDLAEKEALKAGAEALLHYGHSDMGLSSSLPVLFVEARMKVDPVEHIVEAMREEEGKRVGIVTTVQHVDFLSKVLETLVSLGFHPLVGGPGKRTRYEGQILGCDFTSALSVAKEVESFLYFGTGRFHPLGVHLATGKPVLAVDPLSGKWERMDSAVDFLRKRKGVMAKAATSSFFGVVVSTKPGQARFRLAETLCEKLKKAGKEVVKVVADEIKPEVLRDLGIEAAVCVACPRIPLDDALRFELPMLTPPELLLLLGEEVEYRLDSVEASDF; encoded by the coding sequence TTGAAGGAAGAGTACGACTTGGAAGAGGAAAGGGTGAGGAAGTTTCTTAGATCTAAAGGGATAAGGAAGGTAGCGGTACAACTCCCCGAGGGGTTGCGAAAGTATGCATGGAAGATAGGGGAGCTTCTTAAGGAAGAAGGAGTGGAGGGAATTTTCCTGGGAGGAAGCTGCTACGGGGCTTGTGACCTGGCTGAAAAGGAAGCCCTGAAAGCGGGGGCAGAAGCCCTATTGCATTATGGTCATTCCGATATGGGTCTTTCTTCCTCTCTTCCCGTTCTCTTCGTAGAGGCGAGGATGAAGGTGGATCCCGTGGAACATATTGTTGAGGCAATGAGGGAAGAGGAAGGAAAAAGAGTGGGAATAGTCACCACCGTGCAGCATGTGGATTTCCTTTCCAAGGTGTTGGAAACCTTGGTCTCCCTCGGTTTTCATCCGTTGGTGGGAGGTCCCGGAAAAAGGACAAGATATGAGGGGCAAATCTTGGGTTGTGATTTCACTTCGGCTCTTTCAGTGGCAAAGGAGGTAGAAAGTTTTCTCTACTTTGGAACGGGGAGGTTTCATCCCTTGGGCGTGCATCTCGCCACCGGAAAGCCCGTTTTGGCGGTGGATCCACTCAGCGGAAAATGGGAGAGGATGGATTCAGCCGTAGATTTCTTAAGGAAGAGAAAGGGAGTGATGGCAAAGGCAGCCACCAGTTCTTTCTTCGGTGTGGTGGTGAGCACTAAACCCGGTCAGGCTAGGTTCAGGTTGGCGGAAACCCTTTGTGAAAAACTGAAAAAGGCTGGGAAAGAGGTGGTGAAGGTGGTGGCAGACGAGATAAAGCCGGAAGTCTTGCGGGATTTGGGAATAGAGGCAGCTGTTTGTGTGGCATGCCCCAGGATACCGTTGGACGATGCTCTCAGATTCGAGCTCCCCATGCTTACCCCTCCCGAACTCCTCCTGCTCCTGGGAGAGGAGGTAGAATACAGGTTAGATTCTGTGGAAGCGAGTGATTTTTAA
- a CDS encoding PhoU domain-containing protein: MEKRKIQLTGGSTYILSLPKRWVVEMGIKEGDEVEMEKRDGSLVVFLSPKKREKSEVVVKVSPDESPNALARRVISLYLVGCNVIRLKAKEGRISPAQREVLKNFVRTKLVGMEIITDLPGEIVLQVLMSYPELPVKDALKRMYLIAMSMREDVMEAFESRNKELAKDVVVRDDEVDRFGMYIIRQLKSAVEDPRLIKEIGLESGRECLGYRIVTKIVERVSDHLALVAQNLLQLKEEVPVEVVRSMKEMEKVAFSVFEDAVNALFEGDYLKAEKVMEKREEILSAEERVIREVLRRVKGEDLLALRLIIESLRRIGEYGSDIAEIVLNLNAFKMVEEQS, from the coding sequence ATGGAGAAGCGCAAGATTCAACTCACAGGTGGATCCACCTACATCCTTTCCCTCCCCAAGCGATGGGTTGTGGAGATGGGGATAAAAGAGGGGGACGAGGTGGAGATGGAGAAAAGGGATGGTTCGCTTGTGGTTTTCCTTTCTCCGAAGAAGAGGGAGAAAAGTGAGGTGGTGGTGAAAGTTTCTCCTGACGAGAGTCCCAATGCTTTGGCTAGAAGGGTAATTTCTCTCTACTTAGTGGGATGTAACGTGATAAGGCTGAAGGCCAAGGAGGGAAGGATTTCCCCCGCTCAAAGGGAAGTGCTGAAGAACTTCGTGAGGACGAAGCTGGTGGGAATGGAAATAATCACGGATTTGCCAGGAGAAATAGTTCTTCAAGTGCTCATGAGTTACCCCGAACTCCCCGTGAAGGATGCCCTGAAGAGGATGTACCTCATCGCCATGAGCATGAGGGAAGATGTGATGGAAGCATTTGAAAGTAGGAACAAGGAATTGGCGAAAGATGTGGTGGTTAGGGATGATGAAGTGGATAGGTTTGGGATGTATATCATAAGGCAGCTAAAATCGGCGGTGGAGGATCCTCGGCTCATCAAGGAAATAGGACTGGAGAGTGGGAGGGAATGTCTGGGCTATAGAATTGTCACCAAGATCGTGGAAAGGGTATCCGACCACCTAGCTTTGGTAGCCCAGAATTTGTTACAGCTGAAGGAAGAGGTACCCGTGGAAGTGGTGAGGAGCATGAAGGAAATGGAAAAAGTTGCCTTCTCCGTTTTCGAGGATGCCGTGAACGCCCTTTTTGAAGGGGATTATCTGAAGGCGGAGAAGGTCATGGAGAAAAGGGAGGAGATCTTGAGTGCGGAGGAGAGGGTAATAAGGGAAGTTTTGAGGAGGGTGAAAGGAGAGGATCTGCTCGCCCTTAGATTGATCATCGAAAGCCTGCGTAGGATAGGGGAATATGGGAGCGATATAGCCGAAATAGTCCTCAACCTAAACGCTTTCAAAATGGTGGAGGAGCAGAGTTGA
- a CDS encoding inorganic phosphate transporter gives MPELLLLYGASLALAFYMAWGLGANDAANPCNCVVGAGVYSVRKALYTFVLFSTLGGILFGSFVMKTFDRGLIHREQFETGTLVLGSLCAALAGCLWVTFSTWMGMPVSTTHSVLGGVLGFALATGAPIRWSVAKKAFLSIPLSPLVAMVLAAALFFLLRRYFGRPRRKLSNLLLFSLLYLPLFLTLFLSLFLGILKWGWERSLYFTLLCSSLCLFPLLLWVREAEGVELSSKLLIIVHFLSAFAFGANDMANATGVFITPTERVVGLPTTSTMFFLSLMGAVGIALGAFSWGYKVIDTAGYKVCRLNPLTGLAAEYSQAFTVLVFTTIPALLWKFGIPISTSISNIGTVIGVGLAMGGIGAINRRTTIKILLFWILTIPCAALLSAGLFKLAKVVVA, from the coding sequence ATGCCTGAACTCCTTCTCCTATATGGAGCTAGCTTAGCATTGGCCTTTTACATGGCCTGGGGTCTAGGAGCAAACGATGCCGCCAACCCCTGCAATTGCGTGGTGGGGGCAGGGGTTTATTCCGTGCGCAAGGCCCTTTACACCTTCGTACTCTTTTCCACCCTGGGAGGAATCCTCTTCGGATCCTTCGTCATGAAGACCTTCGATCGAGGATTGATCCACAGAGAACAGTTCGAAACTGGCACACTGGTGTTGGGGAGTTTATGTGCTGCACTGGCCGGATGTTTGTGGGTGACCTTCAGCACCTGGATGGGGATGCCCGTTTCTACCACTCACTCCGTCCTAGGAGGTGTCCTCGGTTTTGCCCTCGCCACGGGTGCTCCCATTCGATGGAGTGTCGCCAAGAAAGCCTTTCTGAGCATTCCCCTCTCCCCCCTGGTGGCAATGGTATTGGCGGCAGCCCTTTTCTTCCTCCTCCGAAGGTATTTTGGAAGACCTAGAAGGAAACTCTCCAACCTCCTCCTGTTTTCCCTTCTCTATCTTCCCCTCTTCCTGACGCTCTTCCTCTCCCTCTTCCTCGGTATCCTCAAATGGGGATGGGAAAGATCCCTTTACTTCACCCTTCTTTGTTCCTCCCTCTGTCTCTTCCCCCTTCTCCTCTGGGTAAGGGAGGCGGAGGGAGTGGAGTTGTCTTCCAAGCTTTTAATCATCGTCCACTTCCTCAGCGCCTTCGCCTTTGGAGCCAACGACATGGCCAACGCCACAGGTGTGTTTATCACCCCCACCGAACGCGTGGTGGGTTTGCCCACCACCTCCACCATGTTCTTCCTATCCTTGATGGGTGCGGTCGGGATTGCCCTAGGAGCTTTCAGCTGGGGATACAAAGTGATAGATACAGCGGGTTACAAGGTTTGCAGGCTCAATCCCCTCACCGGACTGGCTGCCGAATATTCCCAGGCCTTCACCGTTCTGGTTTTCACCACCATCCCCGCCCTCCTCTGGAAGTTCGGCATTCCCATTTCCACCTCCATCTCCAATATAGGAACCGTGATAGGGGTGGGATTGGCCATGGGAGGGATTGGAGCCATCAACCGCAGGACGACGATCAAGATCCTCCTCTTTTGGATCCTCACCATACCATGTGCTGCTTTATTAAGTGCCGGTCTATTTAAGTTGGCCAAAGTGGTGGTGGCATGA
- a CDS encoding DUF47 family protein, translating into MRGGGPLLWIGKGRETEVLKRCDDHMKRVVETVVEMDKAFQAACSLKGRKEVEKAFNKVFAKEKEADEVKKEILEDLAKKLFQPINRDEIIRLVMTADDVASNAKAAARKLTFLDPAELPKDLRKLFSQFSLRVVEISKTMYKNFLALTQNPSSAIKVSHEVERMEEEIDDFRGEKLIPKMLEWQRVNKNLSSSLLLKEIADNLEEVADRCEDVSDLIRYIALSHL; encoded by the coding sequence ATGAGAGGAGGTGGACCTCTTCTTTGGATAGGAAAGGGACGTGAAACGGAAGTGCTGAAGAGATGCGATGATCACATGAAAAGGGTAGTGGAGACCGTGGTGGAAATGGACAAAGCCTTTCAGGCGGCTTGCTCTCTGAAAGGAAGGAAGGAGGTGGAGAAAGCCTTCAACAAAGTTTTCGCAAAGGAGAAAGAGGCGGATGAGGTGAAGAAGGAAATCCTAGAGGATTTGGCCAAGAAGCTCTTTCAGCCCATCAACAGGGACGAAATAATAAGATTGGTGATGACGGCGGACGATGTGGCTTCCAATGCCAAGGCTGCTGCCAGAAAGCTCACCTTCCTAGACCCTGCTGAGCTACCGAAGGACTTGAGGAAGCTCTTCTCCCAGTTTTCTTTAAGAGTGGTGGAAATTTCCAAGACTATGTATAAGAATTTCCTCGCCCTCACCCAAAATCCCTCCTCCGCCATCAAAGTTTCCCATGAGGTGGAAAGGATGGAGGAAGAAATAGACGACTTCAGGGGAGAGAAACTCATACCCAAGATGCTGGAATGGCAAAGGGTCAACAAAAACCTGAGTTCTTCCCTCCTTCTGAAGGAAATTGCCGACAACTTGGAGGAGGTAGCCGACAGATGCGAGGACGTAAGCGATCTCATCAGGTATATTGCCCTAAGCCATCTTTGA
- a CDS encoding Nre family DNA repair protein has translation MRPEDLRWLKEVLPAPLLEGITGVHLRRSGFLCLSCRGRGFCGKPKCPVLLRAEALAKTGKKLSSRIWGSSPPSVFVGRLGYPKVYVGPMLPPYLGDTSLLDTPENWTDKSVEEIVAFRSSLVRGKKRERVETAKVGSRLVEVLQEMAMGEQPVEAEILLSKRPSSFLTVGEEIPPMGPSAPLRELKISCVKTNRMMERVFYDGDLKAQEAVIELYRSGIPVSKIQRAFSMGIFGLKERRRLVPTRWSITAVDSILSEELVEELKDFDTLDEYRVYFLRHHDNLFLAIFMPEKWSFDWIEGWFPGTTWNPESAPSPAVMGDWEPYGGRKTYPEIGGCYYACRLAVAEKLVEEKKQASVLVLREIHPGFLLPLGVWFVRESVRRMLHTRPEIFQTLGEALAYASTKLTIPMREWVKHSGLLKRCLFQKKLDFWREEIRKDSQ, from the coding sequence TTGAGACCCGAGGATCTCCGCTGGTTGAAGGAAGTTCTGCCCGCTCCGCTCTTGGAGGGGATAACGGGTGTTCACCTCCGGAGATCGGGCTTCCTCTGCCTCTCCTGCAGGGGGAGGGGTTTTTGTGGCAAACCCAAATGTCCCGTCCTCCTGAGGGCAGAGGCCTTGGCAAAGACCGGGAAAAAACTTTCCTCCAGGATTTGGGGTTCCTCCCCTCCCTCCGTTTTCGTGGGGAGGCTGGGATATCCCAAAGTGTATGTGGGACCCATGCTCCCCCCCTATCTGGGAGACACTTCCCTCCTGGATACCCCTGAGAACTGGACGGACAAAAGCGTGGAGGAAATCGTGGCTTTCCGCTCTTCTCTGGTCAGGGGAAAGAAGAGGGAAAGGGTGGAGACGGCTAAAGTGGGAAGTAGACTCGTGGAGGTGCTCCAAGAGATGGCCATGGGGGAACAGCCCGTGGAAGCGGAAATCCTTTTGAGCAAACGACCCTCCAGCTTCCTCACCGTGGGAGAGGAGATACCCCCCATGGGACCTTCCGCCCCATTGCGTGAACTGAAAATCTCATGCGTGAAAACCAATCGCATGATGGAGAGGGTCTTCTACGATGGTGACCTGAAGGCCCAAGAAGCGGTAATAGAGTTGTATCGAAGTGGAATACCCGTGAGTAAGATACAGCGTGCTTTCAGCATGGGTATCTTCGGTCTCAAGGAAAGGAGGAGACTGGTTCCCACCCGATGGAGTATCACGGCCGTGGATTCCATCCTCTCGGAGGAGTTGGTGGAGGAACTCAAAGACTTCGATACCCTGGATGAATATCGGGTGTATTTCCTCCGCCATCACGACAATCTTTTCCTGGCCATCTTCATGCCGGAAAAATGGAGCTTCGACTGGATTGAGGGCTGGTTCCCCGGGACCACCTGGAATCCGGAGAGTGCCCCTTCCCCAGCCGTGATGGGCGATTGGGAACCATACGGGGGAAGAAAAACCTATCCCGAAATAGGGGGTTGCTACTATGCCTGCAGGCTGGCGGTTGCGGAGAAGTTGGTGGAGGAGAAAAAGCAGGCCTCCGTCCTCGTTTTGAGGGAAATCCATCCCGGCTTCCTCCTTCCCCTGGGAGTTTGGTTCGTTAGGGAAAGTGTGAGGAGGATGCTCCATACAAGACCGGAAATCTTCCAGACATTGGGAGAAGCCCTAGCATACGCCAGTACCAAGCTTACCATTCCCATGAGGGAATGGGTAAAACACAGCGGCCTCCTCAAGAGGTGTCTTTTCCAGAAAAAACTGGACTTCTGGAGGGAAGAGATACGGAAAGACTCGCAGTGA
- a CDS encoding radical SAM protein → MSEIRVKNLLSRTNLPGLYYSLNPYRGCQHACLYCYSPAVLREKRPWGRFVEVKVNALEVLEREVREKPKKMVGIGTVTDPYQPLEARFKLTRECLRILSEHGFPVCVQTKSDLILRDADLLSVGNSEVGVTITTMDEEIARILEPRASPPKRRARILEEFSSRGVTTWLFLGPLLPSLTDSEEGIREVVEVAASTRSLVIYDKLNLKRGVMERLGNALKELSPESLRILLSPSLRSKSWKEERERVERICREKGVRCEPAFST, encoded by the coding sequence GTGAGCGAAATCAGGGTCAAAAATCTACTGAGCAGAACCAACCTTCCCGGCCTTTACTATTCCCTCAATCCCTACAGGGGCTGCCAGCATGCCTGCCTCTATTGTTACTCTCCAGCCGTCCTCAGGGAGAAAAGACCCTGGGGAAGGTTCGTGGAGGTAAAAGTCAACGCACTCGAAGTGTTGGAGAGGGAGGTGAGGGAAAAACCAAAAAAAATGGTGGGAATAGGAACGGTGACCGATCCTTACCAGCCTTTGGAGGCGAGGTTCAAACTCACGAGGGAGTGTCTCCGTATTCTCTCCGAACACGGTTTTCCCGTTTGCGTACAGACAAAATCCGACCTCATCCTCAGGGATGCCGATCTCCTCTCGGTGGGAAACTCAGAGGTGGGAGTAACCATCACCACCATGGATGAGGAAATCGCCAGGATTCTGGAACCAAGGGCCAGCCCACCCAAGAGGAGGGCTAGGATACTGGAGGAATTTTCCTCCAGGGGGGTGACCACCTGGCTCTTCTTGGGTCCCCTCCTGCCCTCCCTCACCGACTCGGAGGAGGGAATAAGGGAAGTGGTGGAAGTGGCCGCTTCCACTCGAAGCCTAGTGATCTACGACAAACTCAACTTGAAAAGGGGGGTGATGGAAAGATTGGGAAACGCCCTAAAGGAGCTTTCCCCGGAAAGCCTCAGGATCCTCCTCTCCCCCTCCCTCCGTTCGAAGAGCTGGAAGGAGGAAAGGGAAAGAGTGGAGAGGATATGCAGGGAAAAAGGGGTGAGATGCGAACCAGCCTTCTCAACCTAG